The genomic interval CGTTCGAAATGGTGCTCGCCGCCGACACTGAACGCGTGGACCTGCTGGCCGAGGCCGACACCGCGACGGACGCCGAGCGTATCTCCGTGATCCACGAGCGGCTGGGTTTGATCGACGCCCATGGCGCGCCGTCGCGGGCTGCGCGCATTCTGGCGGGGCTCGGCTTCGACGAGGACGTCCAGCATCAGTCACTGTCGTCTTTTTCGGGCGGCTGGCGCATGCGCGTGGCGCTGGCGGGGCTGCTGTTCTCGCGGCCTGACCTGTTGTTGCTCGATGAACCGTCGAACCATCTGGATCTGGAGGCCGCGCTCTGGCTCGAGAATTTCCTCAAGACCTATCCCGCCTCCATGGTCGTGGTCAGCCATGAGCGCGACCTGCTGAACAACGTGGTCGACCACATCCTGCATGTGCAGGGCGGGACGATCAGCCTGTATCCCGGCGGCTACGACGCGTTCGAGAAAATTCGCGCCGAGCGCCTCAACCAGATTTCGGCGATGCGCGTCAAACAGGAAGAAAAACGCGCCAAGCTCCAGGCCTATGTGGACCGCTGGCGCTACAAGGCCCACACCGCCCGCCAGGCCCAGAGCCGGATGAAGGCGCTGGCCCGGATGGAACCCGTGGCGGCGGCCGCCGAAGACCCGACATTGGTGTTCGATTTCCCGAGCCCCCAGGAACTGCGCCCGCCGCTCATGGTGCTGGACCGGGCGGCCGTCGGCTATGTCGCCGACACGCCGGTGCTGTCGGGACTGAGTTTACGCATCGACCCCGATGACCGGATTGCGCTGCTGGGCCGCAACGGCAACGGCAAGACGACACTTGCGCGTTTGCTGGCGGGTCAACTGAAACCCATGGCGGGGGATGTGACGTCGAGCAGCAAATTGCGTGTCGGTTACTTCGCCCAGCATCAGGTCGAGGAGTTGCGCGTCGGAGAAACACCTCTCGATCACATGACCCGGCTCCTGCCCGATGCCAAGCCCGGGCTGGTCCGCAGCCAGCTCGGCCGGTTCGGCTTCTCCGGCGACAAGGTGCATCTCGAAGTCGGCAAGCTGTCAGGCGGCGAGCGCGCGCGTCTGGCGCTGGCGCTGATCACCCGCGATGCGCCGCATATCCTCATCCTCGATGAGCCGACGAACCATCTGGATGTGGATGCCCGCGAATCCCTGGTCCAGGCCCTCAACGCGTTCGACGGTGCGGTGGTGGTGGTCAGCCATGATCGGCACCTGCTGGAGATGACGGCGGATCGTTTGATTCTGATCGACGAAGGCACCGCGCGTGAGTTCGACGGCAGCCTGGATGATTACCGCGATCACCTGCTGGGGCGGGGGCAGACCAAGGCCCGCGAGGACTCAGCACCCAAGGAAAAGCGCGGGAACAAGAAGGAGGCGCGCCGCGCGGCCGCCGAAGCCCGCGAACGGACCAAGGACCTGCGCGCCCGCGCCCGCAAGGCCGAGGCGGAGATGGGCAAGCTCACCGATCAACGCTCCGCGATCGACCGCGCCATGTTCGACCCCGACAGCGCCGAGGCGCCCTACAAGGATCAGGCGATGACCGACCTGATGAAGAAACGTGGCGAGATCGAGAAGAAGCTCGGCGCGGCGGAAGCGGTCTGGCTGGAGGCGAGCGAGGCGCTCGAGACCGCCGAGGCGGCGGAATAATCCGGCGCTAGTCCGCGCCGATATCCCAGAACAACCCGGCCATGATCTGCAGCCCCTCGCGCGCGACCGACGCGAGCATATGTTCGTTCGGCGCATGCTGGTTGCAGCCCGCGTAGGAGTGGGGAATCCACACGGTCGGCATGCCGAGATCCTCGGCGAAGATGTCGTTGGGAATGCCGCCGCCGATATTCGGGATCAGCGCGGCGCTGCCGCCGCCGTTCATTTCGAGAGTCTCGTTGACTGACTCCAGCGCCCGCTGCACCCATTTGTTGGTCGGGTCCGAGCGGGTCGCGCGCATCCCGGCCATCCGGGTGGGTGTGACGGTCACATTGCGAAAACCATGCGCATCCAGATGGCGACGCAGCGCGGGCAGGATGTCATCCGGGTCGGTGCCGACCACGTAGCGGATCTGGCAAACCGCGCGCGCCTCGGGCGCGATCGCGTTCTGGGGGCGTTCGGGGTTGCCGAGATCGAGCGCGAGCACGGCGAAGCTGTTCCAGCCATAGACCCGTTCTTCGGGACTTAAACCTTCTTCGCCCCAGTCCAGATCAATGTCGGGGCTGCCGTCGCCACCCGACACTTTCACTTTGGCCAGCAACGCACGGATATCCGGGGTGAGAGAAGTCGGCCGCCATTCGGGGATAGCGATCTGGCCGCGCGTGTCGGTTAGGCTGGCAATGGCATGAGACAGAACCACGCCCGGGTCGCGGATCAGCCCGCCCCAGTTGCCCGAATGATGGGCGCCGTCGCGTAGTTTCAATGCGAGCTCGAAATTTACCAGGCCGCGCGAGCCGAGAACGATTGTCGCCCGCGCTGGGTCGAGGCGCGGCCCGTCCGACGCGATCAGCACATCCGCGCGCAACCGGTCGGCGTGAATGCGGCAGAATTCGCGCAGACCCCGCGAGCCCATCTCCTCGTCGCTCTCCAGCAGGATCGTGCAGTTGAAGCCGAGGCGGCCCCGTTCCTCAATCACCGCCCGCAGGCCGCCGATATTGGTCCAGTGCTGGCCCTTGTTGTCGGCGGTGCCGCGGCCATAAAGCCGGTCGACGTCTTGCGTGACATCCCATGGCGCGAGACCGGTCTTCCAGCGTTCGTCTTGTCCGACGACCACGTCGCCATGGCCGTAAATCAGAACTGACGGAAGATCGTCGCCTTCATGTCGGGTGGCGAGCAGCACCGGGCCCGCCCCCGGGGCCGGGTTGTCGAGAATGTCGAGCGTGAAGCCAAGTGCGGCGAGCTCGGGGCCGACGACATCGTCGAAATAGCTCGCGAGAGCCGGATGGGCGTCGGGGATCTGGCTCTGGGTCGGGTGTCCGACCAGGCGCGCCAGCCCCGCGACGAACTGACCGGAATCGAAATGACCAGCCGCGCGCGCGACCGCGCCGCCGCGGCTGGCCGTCATGATCGTTCCCTCAGACGTTTAGGCGCGATCGTAGGAATCGCGCGACATCTTGGTGACGTCTTTGCCCTCGATTCGGATCAGCCGGGTCTCGCCCTCGCGTTTGGGTGAGTGAAGGCGTCCGATCGGGTAGGCAACCGCCATTCCCGGGTCCAGGTCATAGGATTTGATCGGCTTCGCCTTTCCGGGTGCGCCGTCATGCGGTGCTTCGAGTTTTTCATATTCGGTCATGACTGTCTGGCCTGTCGCCTGGCCATAGATTGCCCACGTTGATCCATGGTCGTGGGGCGGGGCCTCGTTCGTACCTTTGAAGACATGGGCGCAGATGCAGAAACCCAGGTCCGGATCTTCATACAGGACGTCGCGATTGGCATCGGCTTGCGGCCCGAGATGCTCGTTGATGAATTCCTGATCGGCGAGGAATTTCTCGACAACCTGTCGGACCTTCTCGAGTCCGCTTTCGCTTGAATCCTTCGTGAGAATTTGACGGCAATCTTCGGCGAACTGATCGACGGTAAGCGCCATGATGAAATTCCTCCTGTTACGATGACCGCTGTTGCGACGGTCGTATCTGAATGTCTGACCCCTATCATGCACCGGACCCGACCCGAATCACAATACACGTGTGTTTACTGTAGAATGGCAATCATGAAATCCGAGATTCTCCGCGCCGCCCTGTCGGCCAAAAGCGAAACCGCACTCCTCGATCTGCGTGAGCAGGGCGAGTTCGGCGCCTGTCACCTGTTCTGGGCGGCGAACACGCCCCTGAGCCGGCTCGAATTCGAGGTCTCGAGATTGGTGCCCCGGCAAAGCACGCCCGTCATCGTGACGACCGCCGGTGACGCTGACCTGGCCGCACGCGGCGCGGCGGCGCTGGCCGCCCTGGGCTACACCGACGTCGTGATCTGTCCCGATACGCGCGACGAATGGATTGCAGCCGGTTTCACCGTCTATTCGGGCATCAACGTGCCCAGTAAGGCATTCGGCGAAGCGGTCGAGCATCACTACGCTACACCTGCGCTGCACGCGACCGACCTCAAGGCGATGCAGGACCGCGGCGACGATTTGGTCGTGCTGGATTCGCGCACTTTCGCGGAATATCGCAACATGAGCATCCCCCGGGGGGTCAGTGTGCCGGGCGGGGAACTCGCCTATCGGGTGCGCGATCTTGCGCCTTCGCCCGATACCACCATCGTGGTCAATTGCGCCGGCCGCACCCGCAGTATTCTTGGTGCCCAGTCGGTCATCAACGCCGGCGTGCCCAACAAGGTCATCGCGCTCGAAAACGGCACGATGGGCTGGCACCTCGCCGGGCTTGAGCTGGAACATGGCCGGACAGATCGATTTTCAGCGGGCGACCCGGAGACCCTGGAGGCCGCAATCGCCATGCGTGACCGGATCGCGTCTGCCCACGATATCGAGACCATCGATATGGCCAGGCTCGTTGCATGGCGGGGCGATGCCGGCAGCCGCACATTGTATCTGCTCGACGTGCGCGACCCGGAAGAATTCGCTGCCGGGCATCTGCCGGGTTCGCGTTCCGCGCCGGGCGGCCAGTTGGTGCAGGCGACCGATTTTCACATCGGTGTCCCGAATGGCCGCATCGTTTTGATCGATGACACGGGTGTGCGCGCAACCATGACGGCCCACTGGCTGGTGCAGATGGGATATCCAGAGGTGTATGTGCTTGAGGGCGGATTGACGGGTGAACTGGAGAACGGCGGCGCCGCCCCGGCGTTGCCTTCAGACGCCGCGTCGATCGACCCGGATGATCTCGCAGCGCGCCTGAATGACGGTGATATGCGCGTCCTCGATCTCGGCGAGAGCCGGGTGTTCCGCAAGGGGCATATCCCCGGTGCGAAATGGGCCATCCGCTCGCGGATCGCCGCGACCGGCCCCGCGTTGCCTGACAGCGGCACACTCGTTCTCACATCCGATGATGGCCGTCTCGCCGCGCTGGCGGTGGAAGAGGTGCGCGCCCATACGAATGCGGAGATTCTGGTTCTGTCCGGCGGTACGAACGCCTGGGTCGCGGCGGGCCTTGAGACCGAGGCCGACCCGACATATCCGGCCGACAAAGACTGCACCGATGTCTATCTGCGCGCCTATGACCGCAATACGGATGTGGAAGCCCGGATGCAGGAATATATCGACTGGGAGGTCGCGCTGATCGAGCAGATCGCCGCCGACGACGACGTGCAATTCAAGATGGGCCCGGCGAGATAAGCCAACAGCCTAGTCCCATTTTCGCCCCGGCATGTGGTTGAAAAGGCTCGTCGACATGCCGCCGTCGATAACCAGTTCGGATGAGGTCACATAGGACGCGGCATCTGACAGCAGATAGAGAATGCCCTCGGCGATGTCGTCGGGCTGGCCGACCCGGCCGAGCGGCGTGACATCCGCGCGCGCCTGTTTGACGGCCGGGTCGCGCATGTAGGCGGTGAGCGGCGTTTCCGTGTGTCCGGGGCAGACCGCGTTGACCCGGATATTGTGCTTCGCCCATTCCAGCCCGAATTGTTTGGACAGCATGATCACGCCGGCCTTGGTCGTGCTGTAGGCGCCGGCCAGGTTGTAGGGCTGAAGCCCGCCGGTCGAGGACAGGTTCACCACCGCGCCCGGGGTTTTTTTCCCGATCCACCAGCGGCCGGCAGCCTGGGTCATCAGGAAGGTGCCCGTCAGCCCCACATCGACGACCTTGCTCCAGTCGTCGTGGGACAGATCTTCCAACGGTCCCGGTCCCATGCGGATGGCGCTGTTCACCAGAGCGTCGAGCCGACCGAAGGTTTCGACCGCGAAGGCAACGCCGGAAGCGCAGGAATCTGGGTCGGCGACGTCGATGGGAGCGAACGCCGCCGCATCGCCCATTTCGTCGGCAATGACGCCGCCGAGCGCCGCGTCCACATCTCCGATGACGACCCGACCGCCGTCGCGCACAAACCGGCGCGCGGTCTCCGCACCGATCCCGCTCGCGCCGCCGGTGATGATGCAGACCCTGTCTTCGAAACGTGACATTTGTTTCTCCCGCGTTTTCCCTGAAACGAGTGTAGCCACAAACATCGTTGGGTTGCAGGGAAGGGCGAACCATCACGCGCGACTTGATTTCGCGACGAACTCGGCTCCCAATACGACCATGACAGGGAAACTGGACCTCGAGAGATGGCGCGCGACGCTCCTGGGCGAACGCGCCGCACTGAGGGAGTCGAGCGCCGCGACATCCGAGAACCGCACACCGGTGACGTTGGATCAGCAGAGCGTCGGCCGGCTCTCGCGCATGGATGCCATCCAGGTGCAGGCGATGGCGCAGGCCGAGGAAGACCGGCGTCAGCATCGGTTGCGCCTCATCTCGGCGGCGTTGTCCCGGCTCGACGAGGGCGAGTATGGCTACTGCATGACTTGCGGGAACGACATCCCGGAGAAGCGCCTGGAAGTCGATCCGGCGGCCGCGCAATGCGTCGATTGCGCGAAATGATCTGAACGTTAAGTTATCTGGGAAGAGCGATATGCGGCGTGTGCGAAACGTGAAGGTCCTGGCGACCCTCGGCCCGGCGAGTTCATCGAAGAAGATGATCCGCGCGCTGTTTCTGGCCGGCGCGGACGCGTTCCGGCTGAATATGAGCCACGGGTCCCACGACGACGTCCGTGAAATGCATGCGCGTATCCGTGCGGTCGAAGCAGAGCTCGGGCGCCCGATCTGTATCCTTGTCGACCTCCAGGGACCGAAACTGCGGATCGGCAAGGTCGCCGCGGGTACGGTTTTGAAGGATGGTGCGGCCTTCCGGCTCGAACTCGAACA from Alphaproteobacteria bacterium carries:
- a CDS encoding ABC-F family ATP-binding cassette domain-containing protein, whose translation is MLNLNNITARLGGETILSGATAMLPTGSRVGLIGRNGAGKSTLLKIIAGLLEADDGSVETPRGTKIGYVAQEAPGGPMTPFEMVLAADTERVDLLAEADTATDAERISVIHERLGLIDAHGAPSRAARILAGLGFDEDVQHQSLSSFSGGWRMRVALAGLLFSRPDLLLLDEPSNHLDLEAALWLENFLKTYPASMVVVSHERDLLNNVVDHILHVQGGTISLYPGGYDAFEKIRAERLNQISAMRVKQEEKRAKLQAYVDRWRYKAHTARQAQSRMKALARMEPVAAAAEDPTLVFDFPSPQELRPPLMVLDRAAVGYVADTPVLSGLSLRIDPDDRIALLGRNGNGKTTLARLLAGQLKPMAGDVTSSSKLRVGYFAQHQVEELRVGETPLDHMTRLLPDAKPGLVRSQLGRFGFSGDKVHLEVGKLSGGERARLALALITRDAPHILILDEPTNHLDVDARESLVQALNAFDGAVVVVSHDRHLLEMTADRLILIDEGTAREFDGSLDDYRDHLLGRGQTKAREDSAPKEKRGNKKEARRAAAEARERTKDLRARARKAEAEMGKLTDQRSAIDRAMFDPDSAEAPYKDQAMTDLMKKRGEIEKKLGAAEAVWLEASEALETAEAAE
- a CDS encoding M20 family metallopeptidase yields the protein MTASRGGAVARAAGHFDSGQFVAGLARLVGHPTQSQIPDAHPALASYFDDVVGPELAALGFTLDILDNPAPGAGPVLLATRHEGDDLPSVLIYGHGDVVVGQDERWKTGLAPWDVTQDVDRLYGRGTADNKGQHWTNIGGLRAVIEERGRLGFNCTILLESDEEMGSRGLREFCRIHADRLRADVLIASDGPRLDPARATIVLGSRGLVNFELALKLRDGAHHSGNWGGLIRDPGVVLSHAIASLTDTRGQIAIPEWRPTSLTPDIRALLAKVKVSGGDGSPDIDLDWGEEGLSPEERVYGWNSFAVLALDLGNPERPQNAIAPEARAVCQIRYVVGTDPDDILPALRRHLDAHGFRNVTVTPTRMAGMRATRSDPTNKWVQRALESVNETLEMNGGGSAALIPNIGGGIPNDIFAEDLGMPTVWIPHSYAGCNQHAPNEHMLASVAREGLQIMAGLFWDIGAD
- a CDS encoding rhodanese-like domain-containing protein, whose product is MKSEILRAALSAKSETALLDLREQGEFGACHLFWAANTPLSRLEFEVSRLVPRQSTPVIVTTAGDADLAARGAAALAALGYTDVVICPDTRDEWIAAGFTVYSGINVPSKAFGEAVEHHYATPALHATDLKAMQDRGDDLVVLDSRTFAEYRNMSIPRGVSVPGGELAYRVRDLAPSPDTTIVVNCAGRTRSILGAQSVINAGVPNKVIALENGTMGWHLAGLELEHGRTDRFSAGDPETLEAAIAMRDRIASAHDIETIDMARLVAWRGDAGSRTLYLLDVRDPEEFAAGHLPGSRSAPGGQLVQATDFHIGVPNGRIVLIDDTGVRATMTAHWLVQMGYPEVYVLEGGLTGELENGGAAPALPSDAASIDPDDLAARLNDGDMRVLDLGESRVFRKGHIPGAKWAIRSRIAATGPALPDSGTLVLTSDDGRLAALAVEEVRAHTNAEILVLSGGTNAWVAAGLETEADPTYPADKDCTDVYLRAYDRNTDVEARMQEYIDWEVALIEQIAADDDVQFKMGPAR
- a CDS encoding SDR family oxidoreductase, whose amino-acid sequence is MSRFEDRVCIITGGASGIGAETARRFVRDGGRVVIGDVDAALGGVIADEMGDAAAFAPIDVADPDSCASGVAFAVETFGRLDALVNSAIRMGPGPLEDLSHDDWSKVVDVGLTGTFLMTQAAGRWWIGKKTPGAVVNLSSTGGLQPYNLAGAYSTTKAGVIMLSKQFGLEWAKHNIRVNAVCPGHTETPLTAYMRDPAVKQARADVTPLGRVGQPDDIAEGILYLLSDAASYVTSSELVIDGGMSTSLFNHMPGRKWD
- a CDS encoding TraR/DksA C4-type zinc finger protein, producing the protein MTGKLDLERWRATLLGERAALRESSAATSENRTPVTLDQQSVGRLSRMDAIQVQAMAQAEEDRRQHRLRLISAALSRLDEGEYGYCMTCGNDIPEKRLEVDPAAAQCVDCAK